One genomic region from Thalassotalea sp. PS06 encodes:
- a CDS encoding BatA domain-containing protein, giving the protein MVAFELFNLYWPQLLLGIFALAIPIWIHWFTQQKPKTQAFSQLNLLPDTKPLARQHIQLQEKWLFVLRSLLVFVTVLLLAGMFFNDSKPKFFPKDVHLLSVDYLQQSSAADIETLAEQMRNTQSMAFLLNPGFNNISETSLRQLAEAKTNNDDKAWLEDYRQQANIGTNHPDAHPDKYPANHWQGIVNFIEALQSQKQYAEVETITLYASRQLEYYRQQLEPVDIAVQLNWQFVEPASAKDSLASLTASTEKQVVIIADESRNIHAQLLRAALGQIDKAGLGTIQVELIVPSQWQDLVDKSDAVSGIIYLPALGKQGAGNNDSIYGIVDSLADILADDGFLLLEDAIGSSTQANTMSFTELSLEQQKSQFTGMLLEDVQVKKRLSDDGNGSLFDEYQQINHFQQNVWQLGETTLLRISDVALTKTSEEGAGVYQDRINLWQFNSRFHPEWSGILEQRQLPHLLYFLMFNQRIQQNFNQNYLLPEPWFQRLNQPATLDNKAVNAESQATEEFASLATAIAKQQTQQLNASQKSQFQYWQDILAWMFALLLISERLFSEWRVRRSVKPEEANYDAL; this is encoded by the coding sequence TTGGTTGCTTTCGAGTTATTCAATCTCTATTGGCCACAGCTTTTGTTGGGAATATTTGCCTTAGCTATACCTATTTGGATCCATTGGTTTACTCAGCAAAAACCCAAAACCCAGGCTTTTTCGCAACTAAACCTGTTGCCTGACACCAAACCTCTCGCCCGACAACATATTCAGTTGCAGGAAAAATGGTTGTTTGTACTCCGAAGCCTGCTGGTTTTTGTCACTGTGCTCTTGCTGGCGGGGATGTTTTTTAACGATTCAAAACCAAAATTTTTTCCAAAAGACGTTCATCTGTTGAGTGTTGATTACCTTCAGCAATCCAGTGCTGCCGACATAGAAACGCTGGCAGAGCAGATGCGAAACACACAGAGCATGGCTTTTTTATTGAACCCAGGCTTTAACAACATCTCTGAAACGTCGTTAAGGCAACTTGCCGAGGCTAAAACCAACAATGATGATAAAGCCTGGCTTGAGGATTATCGGCAACAAGCGAATATTGGCACTAATCATCCGGACGCTCATCCGGATAAATATCCTGCGAACCATTGGCAGGGGATAGTGAATTTCATTGAAGCGCTGCAAAGCCAGAAACAATACGCGGAGGTGGAAACGATAACCCTTTATGCGTCCCGGCAATTAGAATATTACCGACAGCAATTAGAGCCAGTTGATATCGCCGTGCAACTAAACTGGCAGTTTGTTGAACCTGCATCTGCAAAAGATAGTTTGGCGAGTTTAACGGCATCAACTGAAAAGCAAGTGGTGATCATTGCCGATGAAAGCAGGAACATCCATGCTCAGTTGCTGCGAGCCGCACTTGGTCAAATTGATAAAGCCGGTCTGGGAACGATCCAAGTTGAATTAATTGTGCCTTCACAATGGCAAGACTTGGTTGATAAAAGTGATGCCGTGAGCGGTATCATTTACTTGCCGGCTTTAGGCAAACAAGGCGCTGGCAATAACGATTCTATCTATGGGATTGTCGATTCGCTGGCCGACATTTTAGCGGATGATGGGTTTTTGCTTTTAGAAGATGCAATAGGCTCATCAACGCAAGCCAATACTATGTCGTTCACCGAGCTTAGCCTTGAACAACAGAAATCTCAGTTTACCGGTATGTTGCTTGAAGACGTGCAAGTTAAAAAGCGGTTAAGCGACGATGGTAACGGTTCGCTGTTCGATGAATATCAACAAATTAATCATTTTCAGCAAAATGTTTGGCAATTGGGCGAGACGACGCTTTTAAGAATTAGCGATGTTGCCCTCACTAAAACCAGCGAAGAGGGCGCAGGTGTATATCAGGACAGAATAAACCTTTGGCAATTCAATAGTCGTTTCCATCCTGAGTGGTCAGGTATTCTTGAGCAAAGACAATTGCCGCATCTACTTTATTTTTTGATGTTCAATCAACGCATTCAACAAAACTTTAACCAAAACTATTTACTACCAGAGCCTTGGTTTCAGCGGTTGAATCAGCCAGCCACCCTAGATAACAAGGCTGTTAATGCTGAATCGCAAGCGACAGAAGAGTTTGCCTCGTTAGCCACAGCGATTGCCAAGCAACAGACCCAACAATTGAATGCAAGCCAAAAATCTCAGTTTCAGTACTGGCAGGATATTCTCGCCTGGATGTTTGCGCTGCTGTTGATTTCAGAGCGGCTTTTCAGTGAATGGCGGGTGAGACGAAGCGTAAAACCGGAGGAGGCAAATTATGATGCCCTCTAG
- a CDS encoding DUF58 domain-containing protein — translation MSALLDPQILAKLGDLPLIAKRLAHGFLQGPHMSMMRGTGVEFSQYRAYEPGDDLAKLDWKLFARSDKYFIRQAERESDINIQFICDSSASMSISADAGGTDNGIRKIDYARMLIATLAYLAQHQGDSVSLSARNSVTQLDTSMQNSQRHLQRLMIALAQIECQGLFPGDIQQDLSRILSANMIVLVTDFSQQSEEIADFIESLAGQNREVIVFQLQSQQQLNFDYQGLIRFEDPETGQHKVLNAEQIKAEVLSRQQTYLHNIEQRMSQLGIHVHPCIIEQPLDETLRQFLLNRLKLR, via the coding sequence ATGTCGGCATTATTAGATCCACAAATTCTTGCAAAACTTGGTGATTTACCATTAATCGCCAAACGCTTAGCCCATGGTTTTTTGCAAGGGCCACACATGAGCATGATGCGCGGCACCGGTGTCGAATTCAGTCAATATCGCGCTTATGAGCCCGGTGATGATCTCGCAAAATTGGACTGGAAGTTATTTGCCCGTTCCGACAAATACTTTATTCGTCAAGCTGAGCGGGAATCGGATATCAATATACAGTTTATCTGTGACAGCAGCGCTTCAATGTCGATATCCGCTGATGCGGGTGGCACTGACAACGGTATCCGTAAAATTGACTATGCCAGAATGCTGATTGCAACCCTTGCCTATCTTGCTCAGCATCAAGGCGATAGTGTTAGTCTGTCAGCCCGAAATTCAGTGACGCAACTCGATACCTCGATGCAAAACAGTCAGCGACACTTACAGCGTTTGATGATAGCGCTGGCTCAAATTGAATGTCAGGGCCTATTTCCCGGAGACATTCAACAGGATTTATCACGAATTCTCAGTGCCAATATGATCGTACTGGTCACGGATTTTAGTCAGCAAAGCGAAGAAATCGCCGATTTCATTGAAAGCCTGGCGGGTCAAAATCGTGAAGTGATCGTATTTCAGTTACAAAGCCAGCAACAACTCAACTTTGATTATCAGGGGCTGATACGGTTCGAAGACCCGGAAACAGGTCAACACAAGGTATTAAATGCTGAACAGATCAAAGCGGAAGTTTTAAGCCGTCAACAAACCTATTTGCATAATATTGAGCAACGCATGAGCCAACTCGGTATCCATGTTCACCCTTGCATTATTGAGCAGCCGTTAGATGAAACGTTACGGCAGTTTTTGCTTAACCGATTAAAACTGAGGTAG
- a CDS encoding AAA family ATPase, which produces MTIETATLPEDMNEQQIQQTLVKLDELKQQLSKVIVGQHQVIDQVLIALLAQGHCLLEGVPGLAKTLLISTLAKTMDLDFNRVQFTPDLMPSDIIGTEILETDHASGDRFFKFQQGPVFTQILLADEINRTPPKTQSALLEAMQERSISFAGKHYELPKPFFVLATQNPVEQAGTYSLPEAQLDRFLLFVRVAYPNFDEELEILKRTTGSVNANVEPVISQQDILLLQAVTRAVNISEPLMSYAASLVQGSRPQSSSISEVEQYVSWGAGPRASQALVLCAKAHAILRGEFSVTMQDIQAVARPVLRHRLVLNFQAEAQRISSDDIIQVLLDNTSQPEAALS; this is translated from the coding sequence ATGACTATAGAAACTGCGACATTGCCAGAAGATATGAATGAGCAGCAAATTCAACAGACTCTGGTGAAACTAGATGAACTTAAACAACAACTATCCAAGGTTATCGTTGGTCAGCATCAGGTTATTGACCAGGTGTTGATTGCGTTATTGGCGCAAGGCCACTGTTTGCTGGAAGGGGTTCCTGGTCTGGCTAAAACCTTATTGATTTCGACGCTCGCGAAAACCATGGATCTTGATTTTAACCGGGTGCAGTTTACCCCGGACTTAATGCCTTCAGACATAATCGGCACCGAGATCTTAGAAACCGATCATGCCAGTGGCGATCGTTTCTTTAAATTTCAACAAGGCCCGGTCTTCACGCAAATCCTGTTAGCCGATGAAATTAACCGTACCCCGCCAAAAACTCAATCAGCGTTGTTAGAAGCGATGCAGGAACGCAGTATCTCGTTTGCCGGTAAACACTATGAATTGCCAAAACCATTTTTCGTATTGGCTACACAAAACCCGGTAGAGCAGGCCGGTACCTACAGCTTACCCGAAGCTCAGTTAGACCGATTCTTGCTGTTTGTACGTGTTGCATATCCAAACTTCGATGAAGAGCTGGAAATTCTTAAACGTACAACTGGCAGTGTAAATGCCAATGTCGAGCCAGTTATCAGCCAACAGGATATCTTGTTACTTCAGGCCGTTACCCGAGCGGTCAATATTTCTGAACCTTTAATGTCTTACGCCGCCTCTTTAGTTCAGGGCTCGCGACCTCAATCTTCATCCATTTCCGAGGTTGAACAATATGTCAGCTGGGGCGCAGGACCTCGTGCGAGTCAGGCGCTGGTGTTATGCGCAAAAGCCCATGCTATTTTGCGTGGTGAGTTCTCGGTAACCATGCAGGATATTCAGGCTGTTGCCCGTCCTGTGTTAAGACACCGCCTGGTGTTGAACTTCCAGGCCGAAGCTCAGCGTATTAGTAGTGACGATATCATTCAGGTTCTATTGGATAATACCTCGCAGCCTGAAGCAGCATTGAGCTAG
- a CDS encoding DUF4159 domain-containing protein: protein MALPKIAFAQANDEKYDFFFTRLSYESGNWEVDERMPANILNSLIEYTSLRVDLRERVIPLSDPQMLQSPFCYLSGHRLVQFTPQEADHFKRYVEQGGFVFVDDCNHDIDGMFARSFERQMAQLFGDEALHKIANDHPIYSSFFEFDGPPRTSVELNGWGDDLVHNYLKAIVINGRIGVLYSNKDFGCEWDYDFRNKRWLRVDNTKFAVNIVMYAMTA from the coding sequence ATGGCGTTGCCGAAAATCGCCTTTGCCCAAGCCAATGACGAAAAATACGATTTTTTCTTTACCCGCTTAAGCTATGAATCCGGAAATTGGGAAGTGGATGAGCGGATGCCCGCCAACATATTAAATTCGCTCATTGAATACACCAGTTTGCGGGTCGACTTGCGAGAGCGGGTTATTCCTTTGTCTGATCCGCAAATGTTGCAATCACCGTTCTGCTATTTGTCAGGACATCGACTGGTGCAGTTTACGCCACAGGAAGCGGATCACTTCAAACGTTATGTAGAGCAGGGTGGTTTTGTCTTTGTCGATGATTGTAATCATGACATCGACGGCATGTTTGCCCGTAGTTTTGAGCGCCAGATGGCCCAACTTTTTGGTGACGAAGCGCTACATAAAATCGCCAACGACCACCCCATATATTCGAGCTTTTTTGAATTTGACGGACCGCCAAGAACGTCAGTTGAACTCAATGGCTGGGGCGATGATCTGGTTCACAATTATTTAAAGGCAATCGTAATTAACGGCCGCATCGGTGTGTTGTATTCAAACAAAGATTTTGGTTGTGAATGGGATTACGATTTTCGCAATAAACGTTGGCTTAGAGTCGATAACACAAAGTTTGCCGTAAATATCGTTATGTACGCAATGACCGCGTAA
- a CDS encoding TldD/PmbA family protein, producing MTILTEQKAKELLTKVIGFSKADEIECNLNGQVGGNIRYARNTVSTAGEQSDLVLAVQSSFGKRTGVATINEFDDASLQKVVQRSEELAKLAPENPEHMPVFGKQKYLESKTYFDSTANVTPADRAQAADDSIQPSKKSKLVSSGFLEETVGFAAIMNNKGLFAYNKSSNVDFSVTIRTEDGKGSGWATRDYTDYALMDTKKASEIAIQKAMDSVDAKELEPGKYTVILEPAASVGLLGNMMNAFDQRSADEGRSFLSNKLKEGEEGPKNKLGQKMFDERVNIYSDPQHEIAPTAPFAGNGHALQRMDWVKDGVIANMPNSPFWAKKSGKDYVPSPNGYIMEGGNESLEDMIKNTRRGILVTRLWYIRPLDPQTLLYTGLTRDGTFYIENGKIKYPIKNFRFNESPIVMLNNIEALGEPQRINGSMVPPMKIRDFTFSSLSDAV from the coding sequence ATGACAATTTTAACAGAACAAAAGGCAAAAGAATTGCTGACTAAAGTCATCGGGTTTTCAAAGGCCGATGAAATAGAATGTAACCTGAATGGTCAGGTTGGCGGTAACATCCGTTATGCCCGTAACACCGTATCCACGGCGGGTGAGCAAAGTGATTTGGTGCTTGCGGTACAGTCCTCTTTTGGTAAGCGTACTGGTGTAGCAACCATTAATGAATTCGATGATGCCTCGTTGCAGAAAGTGGTACAGCGCTCTGAAGAATTGGCAAAACTTGCTCCGGAAAACCCTGAGCATATGCCAGTATTTGGGAAGCAAAAGTACCTGGAATCAAAAACTTACTTTGATTCAACGGCAAATGTAACGCCAGCGGATCGTGCTCAGGCTGCCGATGATTCCATTCAACCTTCGAAGAAGAGTAAATTGGTATCTTCCGGCTTTTTGGAGGAGACGGTTGGCTTTGCTGCGATCATGAACAACAAAGGTCTGTTCGCTTATAACAAATCTTCAAACGTCGATTTCTCGGTAACCATTCGTACCGAAGATGGCAAAGGTTCTGGCTGGGCAACCCGTGATTATACCGATTACGCCTTGATGGATACCAAGAAAGCTTCAGAAATTGCCATTCAAAAAGCCATGGATTCGGTGGATGCAAAAGAGCTGGAGCCAGGTAAATACACGGTAATCTTAGAGCCAGCCGCGAGCGTTGGTTTGTTAGGCAATATGATGAACGCTTTCGATCAACGTAGTGCCGATGAAGGTCGAAGCTTCTTGAGCAATAAGCTGAAAGAAGGCGAGGAAGGGCCGAAGAATAAACTTGGTCAGAAAATGTTTGATGAGCGAGTAAATATCTATTCCGACCCTCAACACGAGATTGCGCCAACGGCACCATTTGCTGGTAATGGCCATGCATTACAACGCATGGACTGGGTAAAAGATGGCGTTATTGCCAATATGCCAAACTCTCCATTCTGGGCGAAGAAAAGTGGCAAGGACTATGTGCCTAGCCCTAATGGCTACATCATGGAAGGTGGTAACGAATCTCTTGAAGATATGATCAAAAATACCCGTCGCGGTATTTTAGTGACCCGTCTTTGGTACATTCGTCCGCTGGATCCGCAAACCTTGCTTTATACCGGTTTGACCCGTGACGGAACCTTCTATATTGAAAATGGTAAAATTAAGTATCCAATTAAGAACTTCCGTTTCAACGAAAGTCCGATTGTGATGCTAAACAACATCGAAGCGCTTGGTGAACCGCAGCGTATCAATGGCAGCATGGTGCCGCCAATGAAGATCCGCGACTTTACCTTCAGTAGCTTATCCGATGCCGTATAA
- a CDS encoding TldD/PmbA family protein, whose protein sequence is MQRRDFIKLGGVGMGALTLPLSGVAVSAEQLLDKPMDVAYKKKLADIALNAAKAKGATYADARIGRYLNQFVTTKERVVDNIVNTESAGIGIRVIANGTWGFASTSNMTPDSIAKTAEQAVAVAMANSKFQTAPVQLAPVKGVGDVSWQTPIKKNAFEVPIKDKVDLLLSVNDAALTNGANYITSILFLVNEQKYFASTDGSYIDQDVHRLWAPFFATAVGKSGFKQRAALGNPVGMGFEYLDGRKEDKIEIAGAGIGYKNSYDMVEDAAAAGKQLQAKLKAKSVEPGKYDLVLDPAHLMLTIHESVGHPLELDRVLGYEANFAGTSFATLDKWRSGKFQYGSDIVNLFADKTQEGSLGHVAYDDEGVKTKEWDLVKDGVLVNYQATRDQVHMIDQKESHGCCYSQSWRDVQFQRMPNVSLKPNEKDLSADDVIKDVENGIFIAGRGSFSIDQQRYNFQFGGQLFFEIKDGKITEQIEDVAYQSNTQQFWNSCAQLAGKSDYRLGGSFFDGKGQPSQVSAVSHGCPTTRFNNINVINTARKV, encoded by the coding sequence ATGCAAAGACGTGACTTTATCAAGCTCGGCGGTGTCGGTATGGGGGCTCTAACCCTGCCACTGTCTGGCGTTGCGGTATCGGCAGAACAGCTTTTAGATAAACCCATGGATGTGGCTTACAAGAAAAAGTTAGCCGACATCGCACTAAATGCAGCGAAAGCCAAGGGTGCTACTTACGCTGATGCCCGTATTGGTCGTTATTTGAACCAATTTGTTACCACCAAAGAGCGTGTGGTTGATAACATTGTAAATACAGAGTCAGCCGGTATTGGTATTCGCGTCATCGCCAACGGTACCTGGGGCTTTGCATCAACTTCTAACATGACACCAGATAGCATTGCTAAAACCGCAGAACAAGCGGTTGCGGTTGCCATGGCAAACTCTAAGTTTCAGACCGCGCCTGTACAACTGGCACCGGTTAAAGGTGTTGGCGATGTAAGCTGGCAAACGCCTATCAAGAAAAATGCCTTTGAAGTACCAATCAAAGACAAAGTCGACTTATTACTCTCCGTAAATGACGCGGCGCTAACCAATGGCGCTAACTACATTACCTCGATTTTATTCCTGGTTAATGAGCAAAAATACTTTGCATCCACAGACGGTTCTTACATTGATCAGGATGTACATCGTTTATGGGCACCATTTTTTGCCACCGCTGTCGGTAAAAGTGGTTTTAAACAACGTGCGGCATTGGGTAACCCAGTGGGCATGGGTTTTGAATACCTTGACGGTCGCAAAGAAGACAAGATTGAAATTGCCGGTGCAGGTATTGGCTACAAGAACTCGTACGACATGGTTGAAGATGCTGCCGCCGCCGGTAAGCAGCTACAGGCTAAATTGAAAGCTAAATCGGTTGAACCAGGTAAATACGATCTGGTACTGGATCCGGCACACTTGATGTTAACCATTCATGAATCGGTTGGTCACCCGCTAGAGCTTGACCGAGTTCTTGGTTATGAGGCGAACTTTGCTGGTACCAGTTTCGCAACCTTAGATAAATGGCGCAGTGGTAAGTTCCAGTACGGTTCAGATATCGTTAACCTGTTTGCTGATAAAACTCAGGAAGGTTCGTTAGGTCATGTCGCCTATGATGATGAAGGGGTTAAAACCAAAGAGTGGGATCTGGTTAAAGATGGTGTCCTCGTAAACTATCAGGCAACCCGTGATCAGGTTCATATGATTGACCAAAAAGAATCACATGGCTGCTGTTATTCGCAAAGCTGGCGCGATGTCCAGTTCCAGCGTATGCCTAATGTTTCTTTAAAACCTAATGAAAAAGATCTTTCTGCAGATGACGTCATTAAAGACGTTGAGAATGGCATCTTTATTGCTGGTCGTGGCTCATTCTCCATTGACCAACAACGTTATAACTTCCAGTTCGGCGGTCAGTTATTCTTCGAAATTAAAGACGGTAAGATTACTGAGCAGATTGAAGACGTGGCGTATCAGTCAAATACTCAACAGTTCTGGAATTCCTGTGCCCAACTAGCCGGTAAGTCTGATTATCGTCTTGGTGGTTCATTCTTTGATGGTAAGGGACAACCGTCCCAGGTTAGTGCCGTATCCCACGGTTGCCCAACCACACGCTTTAATAACATCAATGTAATCAACACGGCCCGTAAGGTTTAA
- the xthA gene encoding exodeoxyribonuclease III, translating to MKIVSFNINGLRARLHQLQALIDKHQPDVIGLQEIKVHDEAFPLADVEAMGYHVYFHGQKAHYGVAMLCKKPAKKVLKGFATDTEESQRRMITVTTEDDNGNDVTVMNGYFPQGDNISHETKFPYKRQFYKDLMTHLNENHDNSEQIVVMGDINISPTDLDIGIGEVNRKRWLKTGKCSFQPEEREWLATLLDWGFVDTFRQLTPEATERYSWFDYRSRGFDDNRGLRIDVVLATPALAAKCVESDIDYELRGIEKPSDHAPIWATFEN from the coding sequence ATGAAAATTGTTTCATTTAATATCAATGGGCTACGAGCACGTTTACATCAGTTGCAGGCGCTCATCGATAAGCACCAACCAGACGTGATTGGTCTGCAGGAAATCAAGGTGCATGATGAAGCATTCCCATTGGCAGATGTTGAAGCCATGGGCTATCACGTTTACTTCCATGGCCAAAAAGCCCACTACGGTGTTGCCATGCTTTGTAAAAAGCCGGCGAAAAAAGTACTGAAAGGCTTTGCTACTGATACCGAAGAATCACAACGTCGGATGATCACCGTTACCACGGAAGATGATAATGGCAACGACGTTACTGTGATGAATGGCTATTTTCCGCAAGGCGATAACATTAGCCATGAAACCAAATTTCCTTACAAGCGCCAGTTTTACAAAGATTTGATGACTCATTTAAATGAGAACCATGACAATTCAGAACAAATCGTGGTGATGGGTGATATCAACATCTCACCAACAGATTTAGATATCGGTATTGGCGAAGTAAATCGTAAGCGCTGGTTAAAAACCGGCAAATGTAGCTTTCAACCGGAAGAAAGAGAATGGTTGGCTACCCTGCTAGACTGGGGGTTTGTCGATACCTTCCGTCAACTAACGCCAGAAGCAACCGAGCGTTACTCATGGTTCGATTATCGCTCCCGTGGTTTTGACGATAACCGAGGCCTGCGTATTGATGTTGTGTTAGCAACGCCTGCTCTTGCAGCAAAATGTGTAGAGTCAGATATCGATTATGAACTGCGCGGCATTGAAAAACCGTCAGATCATGCGCCTATCTGGGCAACATTCGAGAACTAA
- the rlmA gene encoding 23S rRNA (guanine(745)-N(1))-methyltransferase, with protein MPTDAEYLCPLCKTSLHLQDRTFKCSNNHSFDMAKEGYVNLLPVQFKHSKDPGDNKQMVNARRAFLEKDYYLPLRDKLINSYQQYAQDKSGNVVDIGCGEGYYTSAHKSDKTRVYGMDIAKNAIRIAAKKYKDCHFSVGSVAQLPFEDESIDWAYSIYAPIKVTEFHRVIKKDGYLLVVSPGKRHLWQLKSLIYRTPQEHDETMVQMPGFELIEENHLAYEMDLEPVEDRFNLLSMTPFAFKTSEALTQSLENNPTFICDTDFIIRLFKRTE; from the coding sequence ATGCCAACCGACGCCGAGTATCTTTGTCCACTGTGCAAAACCTCACTGCACCTGCAGGATAGAACCTTCAAGTGCAGTAACAATCATAGCTTTGACATGGCCAAAGAGGGTTATGTCAATCTATTACCCGTGCAGTTCAAACACTCTAAAGATCCTGGTGATAACAAACAGATGGTTAATGCGCGCCGGGCATTTTTGGAAAAAGATTACTATCTGCCGTTGCGGGATAAGTTGATCAACAGCTATCAACAATATGCTCAAGATAAAAGCGGTAATGTTGTTGATATCGGTTGCGGCGAAGGTTATTACACCAGTGCTCATAAGTCTGATAAAACCCGGGTTTACGGTATGGATATCGCCAAAAATGCCATTCGTATCGCTGCCAAGAAATACAAGGATTGTCATTTTAGTGTGGGTTCGGTTGCCCAACTCCCCTTCGAGGATGAGAGTATTGACTGGGCTTATTCGATATATGCGCCAATTAAAGTAACTGAGTTTCATCGCGTCATTAAGAAAGACGGTTATCTGCTGGTGGTATCTCCCGGAAAACGACATTTGTGGCAGTTGAAATCGTTAATTTACCGAACCCCGCAGGAGCATGATGAAACCATGGTGCAGATGCCAGGTTTTGAGCTTATTGAAGAAAATCACCTTGCATATGAAATGGATTTGGAACCTGTGGAGGATAGATTTAACTTGTTATCGATGACGCCATTTGCCTTTAAAACCTCAGAGGCGCTGACTCAGTCGTTAGAAAACAATCCGACTTTCATTTGTGATACAGACTTTATCATCCGCTTGTTCAAGCGAACCGAGTAA
- the yfbV gene encoding terminus macrodomain insulation protein YfbV: MMNSSLMQQLKLGNEYVNLWPQRAELGRYFSQYQGVVATRFTKKYCLPLAILVMLIPIMAFGSEFLNTTSVYALFIASLPAQALLFMAKQSKQSLPPSLASWYMQGVERIQQSATKEPAVKFKKVKPSFMDLAKLLDYSYKTMKH, translated from the coding sequence ATGATGAATAGTAGCTTAATGCAGCAGCTCAAATTGGGAAATGAGTACGTGAATCTTTGGCCTCAAAGAGCCGAACTAGGACGCTATTTCTCTCAATATCAGGGGGTCGTGGCGACGCGATTTACCAAGAAGTATTGTTTGCCATTAGCAATCCTGGTGATGCTAATTCCCATTATGGCGTTTGGTAGCGAGTTTTTGAACACCACATCTGTTTACGCGTTATTTATCGCTTCATTGCCTGCGCAAGCCCTGTTGTTCATGGCGAAGCAATCGAAGCAATCACTACCTCCTTCTTTGGCTTCCTGGTACATGCAGGGTGTTGAGCGCATTCAGCAAAGTGCTACGAAAGAGCCAGCAGTGAAATTCAAGAAAGTGAAACCAAGTTTTATGGACTTGGCAAAATTATTGGATTATTCCTACAAAACGATGAAGCATTAA
- a CDS encoding ACT domain-containing protein, with product MTKQTLELLDELFSIHSFEQDSPIPNEVFSASVFFIAKTYEELSVVVPNTVALDSQEVENDWRALEVLGPLGFSLTGIMSNISGVLAAEQISIFAISTFDTDYILIKQDKVQQAINALRADGYMVIQP from the coding sequence ATGACAAAACAAACCCTAGAGTTACTGGACGAATTGTTCAGCATTCACAGTTTCGAACAAGACTCCCCTATCCCAAACGAGGTGTTCTCTGCCTCCGTATTTTTCATCGCCAAAACTTACGAAGAACTATCGGTTGTCGTTCCCAATACGGTGGCATTGGATAGTCAGGAAGTAGAGAACGATTGGCGGGCTTTGGAAGTGTTAGGGCCGCTGGGTTTTTCATTAACCGGTATTATGTCAAATATATCCGGCGTACTTGCGGCTGAACAAATCAGTATTTTTGCAATATCAACTTTCGATACCGATTACATTTTAATTAAGCAGGATAAAGTGCAGCAAGCCATCAACGCCTTGCGTGCTGACGGCTACATGGTGATCCAACCCTAG
- a CDS encoding ArsC family reductase, whose product MKQPVVYGIHNCDTVKKARKWLEQNGIDYQFHDLRKDGVSDELIREFVEGNEWDKLLNKRSTTFRQLEDGVKAQLETSAGAAVLVEHPTLLKRPLLKTDGQFHLGFKADQYQDIFANE is encoded by the coding sequence ATGAAACAACCTGTCGTCTATGGTATCCACAATTGTGACACCGTGAAAAAAGCCCGAAAATGGTTGGAGCAAAACGGCATTGATTACCAATTCCATGATTTACGAAAAGATGGTGTTAGCGATGAACTGATTCGCGAATTTGTTGAAGGTAATGAGTGGGATAAATTACTGAATAAACGCAGCACGACATTTCGCCAACTTGAAGACGGCGTTAAAGCTCAACTTGAAACCAGCGCTGGTGCAGCCGTGCTTGTCGAGCACCCCACCTTACTGAAAAGACCTCTGTTAAAAACCGACGGTCAGTTTCACTTAGGCTTCAAAGCCGATCAGTATCAGGATATTTTCGCCAATGAGTAA